A window of Pectobacterium carotovorum genomic DNA:
ATGCAGGTCACGATCTTTGACTTCTGGCATCAAAAGGGCGGATAGCAAGCCAATGCAGGAGTAGCAAATTAGCATCACAACGATGGGATACCACGACCCTGTTATTTGGCAAAAAATACCTGCTAGCAAAGGACCAAGCCCCGTAGCGAATAACCCACCGATTTCTTTAGAGATTGCCATTTGGGAGAAGCGGTTTTTTGAACCAAACATCTCCGCCATCGTGATCCCCTCAATCGCTGCCTGCCCTAATACCGCAATATTGTGGATCAGGATTAAGCATACTGTGATTGTAGCGACCGCCTGCTCTTTATTAACGATGATCGAAATCATCGGATAAGCGAGAAGAATGGAACCCAGCGTCAGGATAATATAAGGAATACGGCGCCCGATTCTATCTGATAACCACCCCATCAATGGGATTGTCAGAAAGCCGATGACTGAACTAATCATGATGGCATCGGTTGGAACGGCCTTGCTGAATAGTAGCGTTTGTACCATGTAGCCAGCCAGGAAAGTCTGGATAATCCCCGAGTTCCCCGCCTGTCCGAAGCGCAGGCCTGTTGCAATCCAAAACGCTTTCCCTTTTAGCAAAGACCAAAAAGGTGTGTGCTGGTGGGCGACGTCTTTTGTTTCTTGTACCCCTTCAAATACCGGACTTTCTTTCAGATTCAGGCGTAACCAGATAGCAAATCCCATCACCACGAAACTCGCAAGGAAGGGAAGACGCCACGCCCAATCAATGATCTCTTCATTGCTAAAGAGGTAAAACATCGCAGCCCAAATGGCCGTCGCGCTCAAGGTTCCGCAGTTGGTTCCCATTGCAACCAGCGAGGCAATAATGCCTTTTTTACCCTTAGGTGCATATTCTGCCAGCATGGTACTGGCACCAGAGATCTCAGCGCCGGCACCCAGTCCCTGAATAATCCTGAGCACTACCAATAGAATCGGTGCCAGAATGCCAACCTGCTGGTAGGTCGGGAGTGCACCTATTAATGTGGTACAAACGCCCATTAATGCAATGGTAATAAACAGGACCTTTTTCCTGCCGACTCTATCCCCCATTTTCCCGAAGAAGACGGCGCCGACAATACGTGCAATGTATCCTGCTCCGTAGGTTCCCATCGCGAGAATTAATGCCATAGCAGCCGATTGTTCAGGAAAGAAAACTTCATGGAAGACCAGTGCGGCACCAAGAGAATAGAGCTGGAAATCCATGAATTCTAATGTTGTACCGAGCCAGCCAGAAACGGATGCCCTGGCAAGATCGGACGTGCTTCTTTTCACTTTAACTGGAGATGAGTTCATAGTGTCACCATATGATTATTAGATTTAATTCAATATGTGGTGAGGTATAAATACCTGGTGGCACACACGAAAAATCATTTCCAGACAATGTGTGGAAATAATTAATCGATAGAATAATAAGAAAAACACCACATCTTGATTTTGGGTCAATAGCGTATTATCAGCATTCCTTTGCCGTATTAATCCGATTTAAGATTAAAGGTGATGTCTTTATTAAAATTTAACGAGTACTTTTGACGAAATATTTTTATCACTTGCTGCAATTAATGCATTTTCAACATCATGATAAGAATATTCAGCGGAGATAATGGGCTGTGGGTTTATAATACCTTTCTCCAGCCATTTAACCGCAGTAGCAAATTCATTAATGAATCGGAATGATCCTTTCCACGAGAGTTCT
This region includes:
- a CDS encoding MHS family MFS transporter, translated to MNSSPVKVKRSTSDLARASVSGWLGTTLEFMDFQLYSLGAALVFHEVFFPEQSAAMALILAMGTYGAGYIARIVGAVFFGKMGDRVGRKKVLFITIALMGVCTTLIGALPTYQQVGILAPILLVVLRIIQGLGAGAEISGASTMLAEYAPKGKKGIIASLVAMGTNCGTLSATAIWAAMFYLFSNEEIIDWAWRLPFLASFVVMGFAIWLRLNLKESPVFEGVQETKDVAHQHTPFWSLLKGKAFWIATGLRFGQAGNSGIIQTFLAGYMVQTLLFSKAVPTDAIMISSVIGFLTIPLMGWLSDRIGRRIPYIILTLGSILLAYPMISIIVNKEQAVATITVCLILIHNIAVLGQAAIEGITMAEMFGSKNRFSQMAISKEIGGLFATGLGPLLAGIFCQITGSWYPIVVMLICYSCIGLLSALLMPEVKDRDLHDVKNATE